In Acaryochloris thomasi RCC1774, the DNA window CCCAAATCGCCAAGACGCTTAAAATGCCAGTCGTTTTGACCAGCAGCCAGGAGGATCGGTTTCAAGGACCATTGATGGAGGCTCTATCAGAAATGCTGCCGGAGGCCTATGCAGCAAGAGTCAAACGGGCTGGAATCGTCAATGCCTGGGATGACCCCAATTTCGTCCAAGCCGTTAAGGAGACGGGACGGAAAAACCTGATCATGGCCGGAATCACAACAGATGTCTGCCTAATCTTTCCCGCCATTAGCGCGGTACAAGAAGGCTACGGTGTTCAAGCCGTGATGGATGCTTCGGGGTCTCCATTTCACCTTTCGGAGCGATTGGCTCACCAGCGAATGCATGATGCGGGTGTGGTTCTAACGGCAACGATTACATTGCTTGCTGAACTGGTGCAAGACTGGAGCCGTCCCGAGGGCGTTGAACTTCAGAAGATGCTATTCAGCGATATCCTTCCCTCCGATTTCATTGAAGGTAATCAGACACCTTACTAAAGGTCTAATAAAGCACTTGAAGTTAACGTTGTGAGTATTGCGATCGCAT includes these proteins:
- a CDS encoding isochorismatase family protein — translated: MTAFNFTQDNSALLLIDHQVGTMKLIKNLPLSEVEKNTLALAQIAKTLKMPVVLTSSQEDRFQGPLMEALSEMLPEAYAARVKRAGIVNAWDDPNFVQAVKETGRKNLIMAGITTDVCLIFPAISAVQEGYGVQAVMDASGSPFHLSERLAHQRMHDAGVVLTATITLLAELVQDWSRPEGVELQKMLFSDILPSDFIEGNQTPY